GAGCGGCGCCGCGCCCACGCGTCGAGGCTCGGCGTGCCCCGCGTCGGCCGCACGTGCCGCACCTTCCCCTCGTTCTGCGAGCTGCCGTACGGCGTCGCGCTCGGGGTCGGGTACTCGCCACGCGAGTAGGAAGATCCGGTCACGGCGGTGAGGGGCGCCGACGGCCGCCGCCGGTACGCAGTCCCACGCCGCATCGAACCCGCTCGCGGCCAGCTCCCCGAGTACCGTGCCCAGCCCTCGAACAAGCAGCGCTGAGACGTTCTCCACGACGAGGTAGCGGCATCCCACCACCCGAGCGACCCGGACGAGCTCTTTCCACAGCCCCGACCGCGCTCCGTCGAGACCGGCTCCGCTCCCCGCGAGGCTGACGTCCTGGCAGGGGAAGCCGCCGCAGACGACGTCGACTCGGGTGGCGTCGCGATCGACGTCTCGGACATCCTCGTACCTCCTCGCTTTGGGCCAGTGGCGCGCGAGGATCTCGCGCGCGTACGCGTCGCTCTCGGCCTGCCACTTCACGGGCCCGAGGCCGGCCCTCTCGAGGCCGATCTCCAACCCGCCGATGCCGCTGAACAGGCTGCCGACGCTCAACACGACAGCACCTCCGGCTCCACCGCGCGGACCGGCAGCGGCGCACCCGACGGCTCATCGAGCAGCCGCTCTCGCGCCAGGTGGAGCGTGGCGACCAGCTCCCACGTGGCACTGTCGACGTCGATAGGACCGGGGTCTGTCCACCACCCGTCTTCGTATCCGCCGGGCGGGCCGAGAGGCCGCACGAGCAACGCCTGGAGGAGCACCGCGGCCGTGTGCCGGGCGGCCTCGAGCGGCTCCGGGGGCTCCCTCCACCATCCGGGCCCCCAGTCCGCGTCGAGCTCGCCGGTCTGCGCGAAGCGGCAGAGGCGCGCGACGTTCATCGCGAATGGCGTCCCGGCCAACGCCACAATCCGCTCCGCCCGGTCGCCGGTCGAGCTGAGACGGCCGCTGAACTGCGGACACTCGAACGCCTCCTCGCCGAGCAGGTCGAACAGCCGCATCTCGACGCTGTCCGCGAGCAAGAGCGCGGCGAGCGCCCCGACCATCTCCGGCTCGGTCTCGGAGAACGCGCGCCGCACCTCTCGGTCGAGCTGCTCCGCCCTCGCGTGTCGCGCGAGGCTGCCCCGCCTGCTCATGATTCTCCTCCCCCCGCGGCTGCTCGACGCGCGCCACCCAGCGCCGCCGCGACCGCGGCCTCGATCGTCTCGACCGGCTCCACCACGAGCCCGTCTCCACCCACCGCGCACCCCGGCGGCGTGACCACCCGCCCGAACCCGAGCCGCGCCATCTCCGCGCGGCGCGCGTCGAGCAGCCGCGGCGGCAGCACCTCCCCCGTCAGCGCCAGCTCACCGCAGCTCGCGAGCCCTGCCTCGATCGCCACCCCGCGCGCCGCCGAAGCCAACGCGAGCGCGAGCGGCAAGTCGAGCCCCCGATCGCTCACCCGCCCCGCGTGGGCGTGCACGTCGACGAAGACGTCCCCGTCGATCTCCACCCCGCCGTGACGACTCAGGATCGCCAGCACCAGCGCCAGCCGCTGCGTGTCGATCCCCGACGCGATCCGTCGCGGCGCCGCCTCGCTCGCCGACCCAACGAGCGCGTGCACCTCGACGGCGACCGGGCGGTCCTTGTCGGCCATCACGGCCCAGATGGCGCCCGCCGGCCGGGGCCCGCGGCGGCGGCGAACCAGCGGCGAGCTCGGGTCGGCGACGTCGCGCAGGCCGCGCTCGCTCATCTGGAAGAGGCCCACCTCGCCCACCGAGCCGAAGCGGTTCTTGTCGGCGCGCAGCACGCGGTAGCCCGCGGCCCGCTCGTGCTCGAACCAGAGCAGCGTGTCGGCGATGTGCGCCGCGGCGTTCGGGCCCGCGAGCCGACCGTCCTTCGTCGCCTGACCGACCAGCCACAGGCTCACGTCGAGCGACTTCGCCACCTGCGTCAGCCGCTCGGCCACCCCCGCCACCGTCCTCATCGTCCCCGCGTCCCCGAGGTCCTCGGCCGTGAAGGTCTGGAGACTGTCGACGACCGCCGTTTGATAGCTCCCCGCCCGGAGCGCTCGAGCCACGTCCTCGATCCCGTGGGTTTCCAGCACGTCGATCCTCGCGAGCACCTCCGACATCCCGAGCCGCCGCGCGCGTTCGGCGACCTGCGCCTGCGTCTCCTCTCCGCTCGCGTAGAGCGCGCGGCCATCCGCGCCGCACAGACCCACGAGCGCCTGCATCAGCAGCGTCGACTTGCCCACCCCGGGCGAACCACCGAGCACGAGCACTTGCCCCGCCGCGAGCCCCTCGCCGTTCGGGCCCCGGCCGAGCACTCGGTCCAGCTCCGAGAGACCCGTCGAGCGCCGCGGGTGCCGCGTGATCGACACCTCCGACAGCGGCGCCGGCGCCGCGACCCGGCGAGGGGCGGCGGCCTTCACCCGCACGGCCGCGCGCTTCGGCGCCTGCTCGACGAAGCTCCCGAACACGAAACACTCCGGGCAGCGGTCCCAGCGCTTCGCCGCTCCGTAGCCGCACTCGCGGCAGGCGAACGTGACGACGGGAGCGCCCCGACTCACGACGCCGCCCCCAGCCAAAAGGGGCGCCCGGTCGCCAGATCGCCGAACAGCAGCGCCGCGACGGAGGCCTGCTCCAGCGCCGCGTCGAGGTGCCGCGTGACCTCGGGCGGGTAGGGCGGCTCGGAACGCGCCTCGTCGAACGCCAGCGCGCACTCCACCTCCAGCCGCTCGAGCGTCGGCGCGAGGAACTCCACGCCCGAGCGCGGCGCGGGCAGGATGCGGTAGGTGCCCGTCGCGTCCCGAGCCGTGAAGAGGCAGCGACTCGGCAGGATCGGCGCCCACAGCAGCACCGCCCCGCCCCCGAACGCCGGCCGCTCGGCCGCGGGGAGAAGCTGCGCCCCCACGTGCGCGCACGACGTGGAGAACGCCAGCTCCGGGCCTTGCGTGCGCTGAACGGCGAAGACGTCGTCGTCACCGAGCGGCAGGCGCGCTCCTCGCACGCGCTCCCACTGCTGAGCGTGCGGGCGATAGAGAAGCGTCTGAGGGCGACCGGACACAGAGCTGCCTTCCCCCCGCGACGGCGCACGGGTGCCGTTCGACCGGCCGGCGCGATGGCCGGCGATCGGAGGTGCAAGGAGGGCACAACGGCGGCGCGCCACGGGGCGGCAGCCAGTGAACCCAGGGAGAGACGCTGCCCCTCCCTAGTTAACTCCGGGGACCGAGCCGTGGTTTCCCGCGCTGCTCGGCGATTTCGGGAGCAGCACACCGGGCGAGCGGGTCCAAAAACGCGGACGTAGACAAGACACCAGTCGGTATATCAAGCTATCTATTCACAATCTTTCTCACAGGCACAAGACTGACAAGGTGAGCATGGCAGGCAAGGTAGTGAGCGTTACGCAGCCACGGGAGTTCAACTTCAGCGATCTGGCCGCCAGCAAATCGCAGACAGTGACCCTCCAAGAACAGATCAACTGTAGCCAATACGACTACATGGACATGATCGTCCGGGTACATGACGACGCCAACATCGGCGGTGGGGCAAAGATTGAGGTCGTGGCCGTGACAGATGGCCATACCGAGTACGATCCGAATCAGACCTTCTTCGGCGATCCCATCGCTACGGCCTCGCTCACCTCGAGCCCCACCGCAGGCACCCTCAAGATCGTATCCGCCTCAGGCCTGCTCGGTCGAGCGCTTGCAGTCCAGGTCGTGGCAACGCAGGACGCGCAGCAGCAGAGCATGTCCGCTCGAATCAGCGTGGAACTCGTGCTGAAGTCCCGATAACGGAGAAGCTTGAC
This is a stretch of genomic DNA from Sandaracinaceae bacterium. It encodes these proteins:
- a CDS encoding AAA family ATPase, which encodes MSRGAPVVTFACRECGYGAAKRWDRCPECFVFGSFVEQAPKRAAVRVKAAAPRRVAAPAPLSEVSITRHPRRSTGLSELDRVLGRGPNGEGLAAGQVLVLGGSPGVGKSTLLMQALVGLCGADGRALYASGEETQAQVAERARRLGMSEVLARIDVLETHGIEDVARALRAGSYQTAVVDSLQTFTAEDLGDAGTMRTVAGVAERLTQVAKSLDVSLWLVGQATKDGRLAGPNAAAHIADTLLWFEHERAAGYRVLRADKNRFGSVGEVGLFQMSERGLRDVADPSSPLVRRRRGPRPAGAIWAVMADKDRPVAVEVHALVGSASEAAPRRIASGIDTQRLALVLAILSRHGGVEIDGDVFVDVHAHAGRVSDRGLDLPLALALASAARGVAIEAGLASCGELALTGEVLPPRLLDARRAEMARLGFGRVVTPPGCAVGGDGLVVEPVETIEAAVAAALGGARRAAAGGGES